A window of Gossypium raimondii isolate GPD5lz chromosome 7, ASM2569854v1, whole genome shotgun sequence genomic DNA:
ACCAATGATCATGGAGCCCCTCCAAAAACATCAACAGCAGAGGGTTTTAGACATTAAAGCCAGggtttcaaaattgaagaatTGATTAAATCATCgatttgtttgatttaattaaataaattattttaaaaacttataaaaaaaatttaaaagattaaaaataaaaaaattggttcaattATCAATTCAATCGGATCGTATTAGTTTATGAGTCAGACCAGTTGAATCTCTTATTTTTGAACTAGTACCTCAATCAATGAATCTAATCGATTGGTTAATTGCATTCCCCTAGCACCAATGTCATCACTCGGCTCAACGCATTGAGCATGGGCCATGTTGGGAAAGCATAAGTAAGGTTTTGTGTGGGGTTGAGTGGTATTTCCTCGTCCCCTTGGGTCAATCATTAAAATATCTTTGCCTCTAGTCACCCATTAATGCTGGTCATTTTCAAACACGTACTATAAAACAATTTCACTTTAACTTCTGTCtctaaaaaattgttaaattctgctattggtatttatattttgtaaaagttgtggatttagttcctgttcttttatttgttcaattttagtctttgtactttttaaaattttcaattttagtctttatacttttcaaatttttaaaattttaatcatgacCTAAATAgtaattgttaaattagttttattagaTTCAATTACTAGTCTAGTACTATACATGCGTACAATTCTAGATTTGGTTCATATTCGCAtttggattattttaaattcttatacttttgaattttgaaattttagttttgacaCAAATGACAATCATTAATCCAACTGAATTTTAGTGAATAATATGTGGAAATAATAAGCTAATATAACATTACACTTATGATAAAATGTTTGGCATATCAAATTTTAGGAATAAcagaacttaatgaatttaatagctATCATTTGGtaaggattgaaattttaaattttaaaagttataggGACTATAAACAACCAAATAAAAGTACAATGATTAAATCTATATCTTTTGcaaagtacaatgactaataccataatttaataaaaaaatagtgacCTCACGACATATGGTACCGTAGGACTCAATTTTGCAACTAGGGGTGTTTATAGTTCggttaaaaccaaattaactgGCCGAACCGATCTAATTCAGTTAATCGGTCGGTAGTAGAATTTAGTTCGGTCGAAGAtcagttaataattttttaaaattttggttatcgGTCAATTTGGTTCGAAATTAGgtaattaaccaaaataaataatatatattatataatatgttttttatattagCAATGCattttttgaactattaaaaaaaagaaaatgaacattagcaatttatttatttttatatttttttacttattttaaccaaaaaataaaaacatataaattttgtttcatCCAATTAATCGTTCGGATTAACCgaaatatttcaatttgattaatatatttgaaaaaaaattcagtttaattaaaggttaaaattttttaccttttgatttgattaataaCAAAACTTACCGTTTGACACCCTTATTTGCAACCGTGTAATGTGGCCACTGATGCAACCCCAAATTGAGAAAGAGCCATCGCCATTCAACTGCATGAGTTTCACGTTCCAATTGCATCTACTCTTTCGTTTAGATCACCGCCCAATGCCTCAAGCGCGTGTAACAATGCATATCTATTTTTTTGTGTGGGGAGGGACCTTAAATCACACTGTGGATGGAGCCCGACCGCAAACAATTTGATGGCATCGACAATTTTGAGGATATTGACGCGTGTCTATTCCGATGGAGTGAACCGTTCTGTCATAACAGTGCAATCGACACTCTGACGACAATCTTTTtctgatcttttttttttctttttaaattcaccTTCATATTAAATGtcatattatgaatatattattattaaatatatgtctattaatattaagataagttTAATATACATTaggattttaatgtttattaaaagtaGAGTTTTATATCACGAATACTTTTTATgtctaaatataaattttagagaagtataaaatatatctattaatcaataaaatttgtaaatccTCTAATCTGGTGAGTTCATTACTCAAGCTTTCAATGATTATTGTAAGTTGGATTATAGATGCGAGTAATGATCGCAAAAGCGTgttgtttatatataattggtttagtaaaattaatgattaagtGTCTTCAATTAGTAGCTAAATCATTACTTTTGAGAACAAAACCTTTGTATATAGagatatgataatttatatgaatcaaCACTTGTATGCATCATGCTAATAAGTTGTAATAACTATTCCTATTACAATTTACTTTTGGTCAAGAACCAAATACAACTCATTCTAGAAGTTTTAAATGtgtgatatatgtttaaattgctCCACCATAATGCACAAAATAAGTATtcaaagaaagttgggaatatatattagttatgaGTCTTCTTGTATTATTAAACGCGTCGAATAAATTAGcatgatttgatgattataaCTTTGATTTGATAAGTTTTTCAACATTAGAGGGAGAGAAATAATAGAGGGGTAGAATAACTTGGAATGAATTATTACTATCTAGATTCTTGTAGAAAGTAATTTGAACTAGAAAttcaaaaagattttttttttgaaagtatttCCAGTTGGCATTCATAAAGAAAAAGGCAGAAGTGAAATACAGAGCAAAAATCAAGAGCACGTTTgattcgctgtattggattagaggtgtaatggaatagaggtgtaatagcaaatcaactgtttggttgaatgtaatggaatagaggcgtaatagtaatcctgtgtttggttgaatgtaatagaggtgtaatagcataatggaaaaaactaaaatgactagaatacccttagcataaatttgttttggtaaatgattattgttattgttatttaaattttaataagattattaatatcaataataaataatttaatcatatttaaacataattattattaaatatattataattaaaatatataatttaataaaattcttaataatcaatattcttatatgaatttactcaaatcataatatatgatactataaaatttaaattaacataattattattaaatatattataattaaaatatataatttaataaaattcttaataattaatattcttatatgaatttactcaattcataatataaaatctGTTGAGAGGTTCAAATCttataattacaaaagaaattgtggaaaattaaaaatataaaaccagTTTATTTATTAGTTGTGATTTTATATCGATTCAATTGAAATATAATACAAATGACaatctaaaataaatgtattattttcAACCTAAAACATTAACTTGAAGCTTCAATTTTATTATGTCAATCAAACCTTCATTTTGTtcttatataagttattaataaatataattattttgggaTGTAACATAATCTAATAGATTATAAAACCTGTAGGCTTTATCATTATGTAGTTTTTGTATCAATACAATCATGAAATTTACAGACTACATCGTGGGAAGTTAGCCATATCAATGGTATCATCATCCCTGCCTCACTCACTTATCACCCCAGCACTGCTGGAAACAGTTCACATAGAAAGTACATGTTTTCCTAATCCCCCGACCCACCGTTTCATCGAGTCGCAATAATCAACTTCAAGCTGGATTTCTCTGCATGTTTGGATTAACAGGTGCAAGATCAGAGCTAAAGTACCTTCACCTTGACAAATTTCACTGTGTTCCATTAGCAAGATGTCCTTGGCGTGCTGAAATCATTCGCCCTGAGAATGTTGTATGCCAAAAACGACTTCTGCTTGCTCCTTTCGACTAACCCACATCCTGATACCAGCCAAAACAAAACTGTCGGTTTAGATTCGAACATCTATATTTGAAGAAATATGATGTATCTTTATTCTTCTCTAGACTGATAGCAAGACTTGTGATTATTTAGCATGGgtgcatattaaaatgatgaagatATCGGTATTAAATATCAAcagaataattataaattaatcacACTTTTTATAATCCATGACCACTAAAAGAGTTTTTTCAGATTAGAACTTTCCTAAATTTTTCTATTAGGTAGTATGTACAAATGTACAAGTTATATCAACTGCAAGGCACAATAAGCAATTAAGTCCAAACTTCTGCTCCCTTCTAAATCAAGATATGACTCGTCGTAGTACTTCAACCAGGCTAATTGGACAAATCACTTCGAATTACGTACAAGGCGGTAATTTCTACAGcacaattttaaaagatcttcACTCACTTCTAAGAAAGATACAGGACCGGGAGACAAAGCCATACGACAAAAAATGTAACTTTAAACATTGAGAACATGAATAACCAGAGAAAGATTTAAATAGTTCATACATTTGATAGGCCATTGATCTGTACAATTATGATTGTAATATCATCGGTTCGATTTTCAAGCTCCAACCAACGTTTATAGGAGTCTCCAGCAATTCAAACCTAAGTTGGGGTGCCTAAAGTCGAACTGGAAAATCACGAAAAGGAATACATCTAATGAATATTGACAAACTACTGAAAGAGAGTATGTGTTTGTTCTTACAATGAACAGGAGCTTAGGTGATAGTTGGTGCCTTACGAGTAACAGTTTGAGTTTGTCCTGATGCACTGCAAGTTGCATTCTGctggaaaaaaggaaaaatcgagTATAAGCACGCGCAAAGCACACAGAGCCATAACATACGTGCACACATGTAATGATTTGTTTCACTAAATCTAATATCAGGATTTAATACCGTTTACATTGACAAAAAGATGAGCAAcaattctcaatttcttctgtaaaaataaaagtaagcgATTAGTTATGGCGACAAAACGTACCAAAGCAGTTGCGGTGCATGCAATGGATGAAGATTGTTTTCTACTTTTTCCTACACTAGGTTGTGATTGCAAGCCAAGTTCCCATGGCCTAATCCGAGTCGGAATTCTAACCAAGCCATAACGGCTACTGCATTCAATTCGTGACTCTAATCGATGTCCTGCCGAAAACCAATAGCAAATTTTATCATCATTAATCTaagaaaaattgaatgaataataaaataaagttccaAGAAAAATACCAGTAGATAATGAAGGCCACAAGGGGGCATTAACACTAGCAGCCAGCATTTTGCAAATAGCTACAACAAAGGCTATTCAAATAAGAACACACCCTGAAAAATATACGAAAGATTGCattattagataaaatttcaACGTTTGAAACAATGAAACCCCATcaaaagaaactgaaaaacaaattaacatgtAGGGATTAATAATTAACAACCCTATAGAGGCTAAAAGAACacaaaagaaactgaaataaaaatgacccaattattttttatgattctcAACAGCAAAAACAACCTCAATAGGCATaattaaatccaaattaaaataacatccATGGAATTCAATACAACAGAAATTAAAGGAGAAACAAAAAGAACTTGGAACCTTGAAGAAGGTGTTGGGTAGGAGAAAACTGGAGAAAGCAAAGGAAGATGCCGACTTTAAGAAAGGGACGAGAAGAACTGGGAAATGGAAACCCCACGTCtaggaagaaggagaagaacAGGGCTCAAATAAATGCCGTAAAATCCTGCCGACTTTGAAGGCTGTTATTTTTGTAGAGATGTGGCGTGTGGAGAACTATGAGAAACAGAGGGAGCAAATCGGCAGAGGCTAGAAGGGAcagaagagaaacaaagggGAAGGAAAGGGTCGGGTAGGGAGAGAGGGTAAAACAGAGAGTTGGGGAGGGAAGCCGGCGTAATACCTATTACTCGATTTAGGAAGGGATTAGAAAAGCAGAGAATTTGGGGATTAGGTCGGGATTGTAcctattacagcgaaccaaacgccaGATTAGGGGCGTAATGTAATAGGCGAGTAATCGGTCAGTAATAGATTACCTAATACACTGAACCAAACACAGTGCAAGTGTTTTccaatcacttaacaaaatcaattctaaaactaaaaaaaacattaaataaagtttaaaaagatagtagaaaaagaaaaaccaatcTCCTCACatctaaaacaaaacaaaacaaaaaaaaccctcTCAAAGTCTATAGAAGTTGAAGAGCCAAACCAAAAAATCCCCatcttgaataaatgaaagaatactGAAAACCTCAAATCAGGGACGCCAAAAGGGAGAACAGTGCCAAAACCTGCAATCAAGTTGTTGTGCGACAGCAATCCCACTCCCCACAGGCAAGAAACAAAACCAGACCAAGGAAGCAGaagaaaaagcaaaacaaaCTTTTCTAAGTAGAGAAAATGTTGAGCTTCTTCCAGAAGCCGATAGATCTACTCCGACCCGTCCTCCATCCATAAGGTATTTTCTCCATAATCCTTACCTAACCTTGCCAATAGATTAGCGACAATATTCCCTTGTCTTCGAGTAAACACAAAATcacaatattgaaaaaaatttctcatGTGTCTAATACTTTGAATAATGGGACCAATAGGAGAGAGATCAAGATAGTTAGACGATGCATTTTTAATCACGGTAAGAGAATCCCCTTCCACAACCACCTTATCAAGTCCCAAATCTCGAGCAAAAGCCATGGATTGAGGACTCTAATGAGAATAGTTCTATATACCAactaatgttttttatttgaattgaagTCTAACttgttagaataaataaaagtaatgcaTGATTGAAGCATGATACGTTGATCGAttccaaatatgaaaaatctcgtacaagaaaataataaatatagataattatATAATGGATGCGAGTGTTTCTAAAGAGACCTACAACATAACTGCTTATTAAAACTTCTAAAAGGATTCAAAtacctaaatataaaaataatgaaaataaagacaACGCAATAAGTTATGTTAATACGTGAAAATATAGAACCATGAAAATAGAAAGTTGTCGACAACGGTTTTACATGCAATTTtcttattgaaataatgaaaaaaatgaggATCTTAAAAACAATTTGTTGAGAATTATAGACATGAAATAAATTGGCCAAAATGGAAGACGcaatttaagtataattaaattCGTAACGTTTCTAAACCAATAGTCTAATTCTAGCCTTTCATACCAATTTATAACTAAGTAATCCACAATCAAGCATGCgtatataaatcaaatacataataacctaagtaaataaatatcatatgaaCTTATGTGTGTGATACCCAATTTTTGCTCGGCCCATATACCTtacaaaaactaaataaataaaattaaataccaaataaaatgtaaagtcCAAACACAatccaaattacaaaattttagctCAACATGTCAACCTAATCCTAAACCCAGTTACAGAGGCCCGATACCTAGCCCAATAGCTATAAGGACCCAAACCACTAACCCTAAACCTATATcaccaaaaaataaaaccaaacccTAATAGCATTCAGCCCCAGCCAGCGCCGCAACCACCAGGCCTTTCCGCGTGTGTGTGCCAGCGGTTATCACCCTCCACGCACGCCACGCACATCTCCTCCAGTGCACCTGTAACAAACCACAAATCACGAACAGCAAATAATAGTAGAAATTAcgacaaaaatgaaaaaagagttTTCGAGAGTTTCTTTTTTCTGTCAttttggctatataaagccaaattaaatttgtaaaagggGTTACgaatattatatcaaaaactatttaaaaaaagagaatcaAAGAGCaatttgaaggttttttttccttttctcttcgagttttcttcttttatttttttatctttgttttatacttttttaaaaaataataataaaaaggaaaaaaagcgATTTACCTGGTTTTGGGCGCCATTCGCGGTGGCTTCACGGTGGGCACGACGGCGGCGGCATGAGGGTGCTAGggtcgaaaccctagcagagaaccCCATCCCCTCTGCTTTCctctttaaaaaatgaaatagaaatgttttttaagaataattttgattttaatattaaaggagaacgacaccgttttaatGAGGGAAGATCTGCGAGTTGACCCGACTCGTAGGCAGGGTCAGCGCGTTCTTGCCCTAATGGGTAATATACGCTATTAGTCCTCCTAATTTGTTTCATAGTTTCAAttcgtttttttatttcctaaatTCGCCCCGTATTTTGATGTTGTCCCATTTTAACCCATTTCGCCGCGCAGCGTTTTGGATACAAGGGAATATTTCAATCTGACCCCCCTTGTAATCTATGTATTGCGTTTTAATCCCgctctttattttaatttcatttgtttcctattaatttagttttaattgcgatttaatcctttttttatatgtatgttatttttctaaaaaattaataaattggtttgatataattattatatttactacaattattgttattattattaatgatgtTATTCgtttatatatttacttattttatatatacattattttattatatatgtattattgttttaagcttttaaaattttatatattattacccTTTTTTATGATATAccgttattaatatttattgtattttttatactacaatatattttctcaaaatttactCATTACATATTTTagatttgtataaatattttttacgtaatactattatataataatattatatatgtatacatatttcatattaaattattttcattatacatacatacatacataatctATTGTTAGTTTCAgattattatatagatattttatctctttcaaatattttaacatctttaatttatttcaacttatttcaatattgttaatttatttaaatttatttaaatattttaatttatatatattatatttgtttcttgaattatatttaaatttgtatatttcgTTAGTGTTTATGTaaaattgcttgattttaattagtttCCTCTTATTAGCCAATGTGGGTATTTACATGAGATTATTGTTGCTATGTGTATTACTTGCTTGTATATATCTACCGCTCATTTGATTAATGTGTGATTTATTTACAAGTTACCCTTTCGCGTTGCATATTATCATTTAATCACCTTACATTTTTCATTCAaggatttataaaataaagcaaTACTCGGTATCTTagattttcaaagaaaattgtgccctaacttactgggcttcaattttcctcgttgaatttAAGTACCCGGGTATCTTTTTTCAATCcaaatgtaaaaatttcaaatcaaagctTATCTCGAGAATTCGAAATGTTatatcctaactcactgggtccgacattttgttatctcgagatGAGATTTTTGATAAAAGCAAATTCGTGTGTTGTCATAGGAACTTCAaagaatcgtgccctaacttacggggtttcgatttcttcACTGAAGCAAGATGactaaattttttagttttcaaaataaaaaatttcaataaagattttaaaaggggAATCGCTTTTTAACCATTTTCGACATTCGACCTCAAGACGttaaataatcaattaggtactaattttaggcattacgagggtgctaacccttccttgtatgtaattgactcccgaactcatttttctgaaattcgtagaccaaaatcgttttcaaggtgatccgatcacacttcaataaaggatcggttgcgactccaattttcatttttaagtcgataactaaatttttgtttttcaaaaagtggtttcAACAATGTGATCAAAACATCAAACAAGTTGATTCTTCAAGAActaatcaacaaatttagcttCTCCTTGATTAACTCCGATTTGATCTGGTTCTTAatctaaaca
This region includes:
- the LOC105786999 gene encoding uncharacterized protein LOC105786999 isoform X1, producing the protein MLAASVNAPLWPSLSTGHRLESRIECSSRYGLVRIPTRIRPWELGLQSQPSVGKSRKQSSSIACTATALQNATCSASGQTQTVTRCGLVERSKQKSFLAYNILRANDFSTPRTSC
- the LOC105786999 gene encoding uncharacterized protein LOC105786999 isoform X2, with amino-acid sequence MLAASVNAPLWPSLSTGHRLESRIECSSRYGLVRIPTRIRPWELGLQSQPSVGKSRKQSSSIACTATALNATCSASGQTQTVTRCGLVERSKQKSFLAYNILRANDFSTPRTSC